A stretch of Aedes aegypti strain LVP_AGWG chromosome 2, AaegL5.0 Primary Assembly, whole genome shotgun sequence DNA encodes these proteins:
- the LOC5564561 gene encoding venom carboxylesterase-6, which yields MIRSINKPHHNANFISWGRGCSSEESCITVKVSISFLKIRFIIYSTDSSRMYGLSLIIPILLFNSIQTGSANDHLQCQSWCHSQPAVQINDGCLCGTKMDGLEAGPFDAFVGIPFAKPPVGRLRFANPVPIDPWKRYLNASTTKSMCIQKYDIFPLATIRGQEDCLYLNVYRPKKCKHKKLPVMVYIHGGGYIGESADPLVLGPEKFMDTRKVIIVTLQYRLGPFGFLASDDRSAPGNFGLKDQSLALRWVQGNIESFGGDRRRVTLFGHSAGAASVQLHMMSPLSEGLFSKAISQSGSALAFWGREYPDQLGLVRKLAVAAEVKGAERMSSEKLITALRKVDASKLLASVDKLKFWNNQPIILFRPVAEKYVDDETFIKEDPKELWAAGRYRKIPWMTGYLPNDGIAVLLSLFVDQLEPFIKNQQELLPLLADVPPSSVPLLYKKFFGGNPISPENAFALTQVYISKTHTDFRLN from the exons ATGATTCGCAGCATAAATAAACCCCACCACAATGCAAACTTTATCAGTTGGGGTCGTGGTTGCTCTTCGGAAGAAAGCTGCATAACCGTTAAAGTAAGTATATCATTCCTTAAAATaagatttattatttattctaCCGATTCTTCTAGGATGTACGGACTCAGCCTCATAATACCAATACTCCTGTTCAACTCGATTCAAACCGGATCAGCAAACGACCATCTTCAGTGTCAATCATGGTGCCACTCTCAACCAGCCGTTCAAATAAACGATGGCTGCCTTTGTGGAACCAAAATGGATGGACTGGAAGCAGGACCTTTTGATGCCTTCGTCGGAATTCCGTTCGCCAAACCACCCGTAGGCCGGCTAAGATTCGCG AATCCAGTACCAATCGATCCGTGGAAGCGGTATCTCAACGCCAGCACCACAAAGTCAATGTGCATTCAAAAGTACGACATTTTCCCGCTGGCCACCATCAGGGGGCAGGAAGATTGTCTGTACTTGAACGTCTACCGGCCGAAAAAATGCAAACACAAGAAGTTACCGGTCATGGTTTACATTCATGGTGGTGGATACATAGGAGAAAGTGCTGATCCACTGGTGCTAGGACCGGAGAAGTTCATGGACACCCGGAAGGTCATCATTGTCACTTTGCAGTATCGGCTGGGACCGTTCGGGTTCCTCGCTAGTGACGATCGTTCTGCTCCCGGGAATTTCGGACTGAAGGATCAATCGTTAGCTCTGCGATGGGTTCAAGGAAACATCGAAAGCTTCGGCGGAGATCGTCGACGGGTGACTTTGTTCGGTCATAGTGCGGGGGCTGCTTCGGTACAGCTACACATGATGAGTCCACTGAGTGAAGGTCTCTTTTCGAAGGCGATATCGCAAAGCGGAAGTGCTTTGGCTTTCTGGGGCAGGGAATACCCGGATCAGCTTGGGTTGGTACGAAAGCTGGCAGTTGCTGCGGAAGTAAAAGGAGCCGAAAGAATGAGTTCTGAAAAATTGATAACGGCGCTGAGGAAAGTCGACGCTTCTAAGTTACTCGCTAGTGTTGATAAGCTGAAGTTTTGGAATAATCAACCGATTATTCTTTTCCGTCCGGTCGCAGAGAAATATGTGGATGATGAAACATTCATAAAGGAAGATCCCAAGGAGCTGTGGGCTGCGGGACGCTACCGGAAAATACCTTGGATGACGGGATATCTTCCAAATGATGGAATAGCTGTGCTTTTATCGTTATTTGTCGATCAGCTGGAACCTTTTATCAAGAATCAACAGGAGCTGCTGCCACTTTTGGCAGACGTCCCTCCGAGTTCAGTACCTTTATTGTATAAGAAATTTTTTGGTGGTAACCCCATTAGTCCGGAAAATGCCTTTGCTCTGACCCAGGTATACATATCGAAGACACATACTGACTTCAGACTAAACTAA